The DNA sequence TGACGCTGTGCATGAGCAGAGACATCAAGCACAGCAAAGCAGTGTGACgaatgtacttattgtaagttgctttggacaaaagcgtccGCTAAATtccctaaatgtaaatgcaaaccAGAGTAAAGAAATCAGGGAAACAGCAGTGTTGTTAAAAGGTGCtgcaaattgatttaaaaaaaataaataaataaataaatgattttactGCATGAGCCGGGGAGGAAAAACTCTGTGATTACTACCAATTACCGTTGCAATATGGAGCTATTTcacacttattttaataaagTTGTATCACTTACAGAAGCTTTAAAGCAATTACAAGACAATAGTGGACGGTTATTTGGTGAAGCCTCCAAGTGATGTACGAGAACACGGTCTTAGTTCAAGAGATTTCAGGagactgcagcactgacacCAAAATCAGGCTTTCCAAGATCAGACGAGGTACAGAGCGAGTTAAACATTAACCAGGGTTGTAATATAACTAAGATGTTATATAATATACGATGGTAATTTTCCAGTCAGTCCTTTAAAAAGGTAAACACATATACCAGTGGTTATTACAACCAAGACCTTATCACAGAGGACGCAGTGATGTGTACCGCAGCTGTCACTTTAGTAATGCTGGTCATTTTCCACACAGGTTGATGGGGTGCAGCAACAATGCACAGAGTGAGCGGGCCCCTCTACTGAGCTGTGGGTAACAGTGAACACCCAGCCGTGTTTGTACATCTGTGTCTGGATGAGTGTGTAATGCAGCAGGACCGCAGCTAGAATCCGCTGGTTGACCTCGACCTTAATTCTGTTGTCGGGTGAAAGGATTTCGTTTGTGCCGGGTGTGAGGAGGGAACCCTTCCCTTCCTTCACGGCAgattcacacagacactgaagcGTACAGGATAAATTAGGGCTAATCGTGATATGagactttttttcacatcattacatcatGATATGTCGCATGTGTTTTCAAGTGGCATGTGGTATTTGTCACCCAGTTCCATGCTGGTGAGGAGATTTAAAAGTTCCAGATAAACACTTTGTGTTGGACTGAGCCTGAAAACATTGTGATGTTACTTTAAGGCTGTTTCGCCCAGCAGCCCAGAGACAAACTGTagattcagtcattcattttaaagaacTTCTTAAAAccccttttcccccctctgttcTCAatctatttatgttttaattcttCTGATGTGACATAATCTTCTCaaaactgattttattattttatcgATCTCTTTATCTGCATTGCTTATTCgtgattttgcctgttttataGCTCGTATTCCCTAAATCTGTCATTTactcatgttgacattttgtgtcgTGCATTTTGTGTTCTGCCTTCTTGTCTCGACTTCACCTTAGACTGGGACTCTTTGTTTGGCTGTTCTGTaacactctctctctgagtATCCTGTTTTTGCTTGTGCTTGTTTGTCcaagcactttgtaaactcttTTAAAACcgtttttaaaggtgcactatgtagttttgaggaagaaatgttaatcatgAGAGAAATATCTTTTACacctcaacaaactaaataacgAATCTCTCTTCgcttccatgactgaataaacaaactgccattttaaaaaaggcaacacagtttcatactgtctTACTTTGataagtggcggaccctgccacctgtcttgcttcaaacagtgttctggggacctaattttcatctgagaacagtTACGTAGTGCCTCTTTAAATATATGGACAACAGAAACCATGTTGTGTGTTGCATCTTCCACAGGTATTTTAATTGATCAGCTACGCTGTTATATAGATTTGCTGCTGGTTAAGCGTGCACACTGCAGTCACTTCGACCTCTGAGGCCGCTGGGTCAGAGCCCTGACACCGATatccccacaaacacacacaggcggtCCTCATCTGGACTAGAACGAGCACTATATGTTGTGCGCAATAACGAGAGCCTCATCACCACCGTCATACCTGGCAGTATCCTTCCACTTGACAGAGGGTGCCACGGGTCGTTGTCGGTGGCCAGGAACAGACAGTCCGGGTCCCGCAGGTAGCACGACGCTTTGGCCAGTTTGAGAAAAGTCATTTGGTCGTCGTGTCCCACCAGCACCGCCTTCACGTCCGGAGCCAGGGCGCAGTCATAGATGGTGGCGCTGGGGTCGTCCGCCTCCTCCACGCAGGGGATGCCCgcctgctgcagctccctgcGCAGTCCGTCGCAGCCGATGACGAACACCTGGCCGCGGACCTTGACGACGTCCCTCAGGTACAGAGCCGAGCAGTACGACGAGCTGAAGATCTGCTCCAGCATCACGTCGGTGAAGCCCAGCCGGCAGAACTTGGTCACATAATTCTCGCGGGGCCTGGTGCAGTTGTTGGTGACGAACACCACGTTCTTGCCGTGGCGGATCAGCGAGCTCACCACCTTCGCCGCGCCCGTGATCGCGTTCTCCCCGTGCCATATGACCCCGTCGCAGTCGAACAGGATGAAGTCCTTCGCCTCCAGCAGATTTCTCAGCTGCGGACCTCGAATCTTCTGGCAGCCTTTGAAGCCAAAGGCGCCCGCCATCCCGGCTTTTTCCTCGGTCTCCTCCGTCTTTCACCTGCTAGTGGCCCCCCATGTCAAAGGCCGGTGCATAACGTGCTGGAGGCGGCGGGAGAAGCGAcacgaagaaaaaaaacaaatcggCGTCTGGGAATCACATTGCAGAGTCCTTGGTGCGGTTACATacggacagacaggcagcgGGGCTACATAAACATTGACGAATAGCCACGCCCACCCCGTCAATCCCAACCAATCACACTTCCGCAactcaaccaatcagatccGCGCGTGTCACCAGCAACATCCTCTGGAAAAAATTGCGCGGCGCCCCCCAGTGGAcactttgaataaaacatgttgtcattaaagCGCCTCTTAGTAAAAGTGCTGCACCAAATGCACAATGAAGAGTGGTGGGAGAGGTGTGACGTCATAAAAACAAGTCAGTGTTGTAATGtaagttttgacattatgatcaACTCTCACAATGttgcattattatttattgttaaattaatgtATTGTTATTTGCACATTGGAATATCAGTATCTGCCATGACCCctgagtatttttacatttacatttggggcatttagcagatgcttttgtctaAAGCGACTTACTttaattcacacactgatggcagtggctgccatgcaagctgccaaccagcacatcaggagcaatttggggttcagcatcttgcccaaggacacttcgacatgcagaccagtgGAAtagaaccagcaaccttctgataacaagacattGGCCCTGAGCCGCAGCCCCAAccagtgttgtttgttgttttatactGATTCCAATAAAAGCGATTCTGATTAATGACAGCAATAATGTGCACGCAGCGTCTGGTAACACTCCATGTTAAAGGTCTGCAAATTTCATGGAAAGCAGGTGGTTATTACCAAGTAACACACTTGAAATTTCTTTGAAATCACCCCCCAGATTACTAAAATGATTATCTCAAAATGTATTGCAATTTCAATCAAAATGATTCAATTATTAATCTGGTGATGTGCTTCAAGACATTTCCAGTCCAACTTTCCCTCAGAAGGCCACTAAATCGAAGTGAGCTGATGCATTCCAGCTAGTTGGAGATGAAAATGGCAGATGACAGCCAGAGAATACAACAACTCACTTCAACTGTGCGGCCTGCTGAAGGGAAGGTagacagaaactgaaatgaaatggcACAATTAGCAGAAGTAAAGCAATTATCAGCTATTTTTAACTGCTGATTGGAAAATAGCAGCTGTTGGGGTAATTTTCAATAAATGTGGAGGTGATTATTGTGGTAATTTGGGCAGCATTTCAAACATCATTTCAAATATGTTTCCTGGTAATTATCAACTGATTACCATGAAATCTGGCAACCTACATAATAAAGTGTGTTACCAGGCATTTTACCCTGGTCAAGTGGTGCCAATTTAATTTGATCTATATCCTGTAGGATGGTTTAATCATTGAATAAAACTGTATCATATCTTACAAGATGATCACATTTTTGTCAGTAAtatctgtaataaaacaatgacaCTGTCTGATAGTGGAGTGAAAAATGTGTGAGAATTCAGCTTAAATCCAGGAAGCCGTGATTCTTTGGGAACCAGTCAACTATTTCTCCGGTCACTAGATGGAGCtctaacacaaaaacaacaaagatttGAAATAGAGAACATACTGGTGAAAACCCAGGAAGATccaatacatacagtacatccatGCACTCATACTGATAGAGGAATCATTGAGCCAGTACACAGAGTTTTACATTAGAGCCCATCAGATTTATTTCTCATGTCTTCTTTGAACTCTATGTGTGccagtttcttgttttttttgttttttttttacctttagtAATATAAGCAGCCACAACCAATTCCCTCTTCTACTGCATTTCTGATTCCATATTCATCATAACTACGACACAACTTATGCAGTCATCGTTATAGAGCCGGATGACAAGTCTGCAACCCAGCATCCAcctttaaaggatgagttcacacTAAAAAAGCAAATTCATTATTGAGCcccatgctgatgaaaagtctGGACATTTCTTgagtttcacagtaaaacagtgttcctctgaacaactgaagtatgTCAGGATTTGTCTTAAAACACCagtcaaataaaatgtctccataaaGGCGGTccagcttgtgcacccacttcagacagggtgcaaTGTCAACTCTTTCAGCTTAGCAGCTCCAGTGAaaacgtcttttcaaattaaactttGGGATCTGGTGGCCTCCGTAGGTCTGTGgagctgctttattttttgtttttcaaaatgttataaCATGTCCCCTCGACgctgtttttgtgtaaaatgtgatgtgGACCACCTAAACTTCAGCTGATTTTGTAGATAAAACAGCTCAAActtggacaaaaataaaaaaaacaacactgtcagtTAAAAGTTAAAGGGTTTAAATTGTCTAGTACTGTCATCTgtgttctttttattctttggcACACTCATCACTCTTTCATCTGACCTCTTCTCTCTTCTATTTTCTTCTGATTCGTCTCTGCTCTAGGATTTTCCTGCTTTCTATTTTTGAGTCGGTGTATTCCTCTTCTGCTTCATtaaagtttgctttttttccccttttttcttttttttcctctcccagcGCTCCTGTCCTGTCATGCTTCGGCTGCTTTGCCCGGCCTGTTTTGGGATTGCGTGCGAGACTAGAGGAAGACTCACTGGCACCTGCAACTgccagacaaacagacaaatgaaatgCAGGAAAGGAATGGACAGCTGAATGGACAGAGAACAAGCCGTCCTAATTGGTCATTATTTCCTTGCTAATCTATATTTTCCTCCCTGCTAACCCCCAACACAGATGTGAGGAATGAGAGGGGGGACAggacagggaggggaggggggtccTCCAAGGCCTGGTCCAGCTTGAGCGCTGACCGTGAACATtgctgtgtgcttttgtgtcttgtttagagaggggaaggagactCAGTGGAGAGCAGCAAAGGAGGGTGTTGGGGTCAGAGTTGAGACTTgcaggtggtgctggtggttaACAACTGAAGGGCCAGTAGACCATAACActgccataaacacacacgatgcacacacacacatacacacacacgcacactttgcAGGTAGGAGTATTGTGCGACTcctcaaagcaaaacagaacacaaaaacagtctcAGCATTCACTCATCTTCAAACACAATTTACCGCCATTCGGGAAAcatgcagcaacacaaaagTTCTGCTCAGTCGGACTGTATGTGCGTATTTTGCGTGTGTAATTGTGAGTGAACCCCTGCTTGCAGCGCAGCCAggtcaaagcagcagaggggTGTTGGACATTGTGGCGCTGTACAAATGAGCCGTCTGGTAGACATGAAGGCGCTGGGAGGGGAAAGGCCAGGACACTTGGCATTAGGGCTGCTGCACTTGAACTGGAAGTGCAGAAATTAagcctttttcattttgtttgctttgcagTGCAGCTTTACTTTTGACAATTAAAGTTCAtatttttggggaaaaaagctaTCCCTGTTTTAAAATAGTATTTTTGTCATATAGGGATAACTCCACCgatttcacatttaaaagtgtgtttacaagtcttGGGGAGAAGAACCACTGCATATGTGAAGAAAGaagtaaatagttttttgtgtctccagcatgtaatctgattaattgcactgtgggtaatgtaggcataacattttgaaaaaaactgtcatgTGGTCTGGCTTTGCACTCCTATAATACTTTTGAGCTCTTggacttaaaaaacaaatgaccaaatTGAATCTTTTTCATTctacacattcttcttcctttgtcAA is a window from the Acanthopagrus latus isolate v.2019 chromosome 5, fAcaLat1.1, whole genome shotgun sequence genome containing:
- the LOC119019544 gene encoding pyridoxal phosphate phosphatase, producing MAGAFGFKGCQKIRGPQLRNLLEAKDFILFDCDGVIWHGENAITGAAKVVSSLIRHGKNVVFVTNNCTRPRENYVTKFCRLGFTDVMLEQIFSSSYCSALYLRDVVKVRGQVFVIGCDGLRRELQQAGIPCVEEADDPSATIYDCALAPDVKAVLVGHDDQMTFLKLAKASCYLRDPDCLFLATDNDPWHPLSSGRILPGSGSLTAALEVASGRKATVIGKPSRFMFECISSQFSGVDPAQCLMIGDRLETDMLFGSNCGLDTMLTLTGVSQIEEAQEYRNSELTTNHNLVPDYVVDTIADFLPAFEELEDQSN